From a single Bacillus gobiensis genomic region:
- a CDS encoding YwpF family protein encodes MKTFKLIDLAIEERVDGTETHKEIHIDQGLVINQEESDNHWLLECVISNDQRDTFEKYLDKNEEFNIWVTITKKTNHPAHLLVTAKNIITLDKGVSILLDGRMVSNRFKQESEGILEELLEEGYTGQELLENFRKNLYS; translated from the coding sequence ATGAAAACCTTTAAGCTGATCGACTTGGCGATTGAGGAACGAGTCGATGGCACCGAGACTCACAAAGAAATTCATATCGATCAAGGTCTTGTCATTAATCAGGAGGAAAGCGATAATCATTGGTTGCTTGAATGTGTCATATCAAATGATCAGAGGGATACATTCGAAAAGTATCTGGACAAGAATGAAGAATTCAATATATGGGTTACCATTACTAAAAAAACCAATCATCCTGCCCACTTATTAGTAACGGCTAAAAATATAATCACCCTGGATAAGGGCGTTTCCATTTTGCTTGATGGAAGAATGGTTTCCAATCGGTTCAAACAGGAATCTGAGGGAATCCTTGAAGAACTGCTTGAAGAAGGATATACCGGACAAGAGCTTTTGGAGAACTTTCGGAAAAATCTGTATTCGTAA
- the fabZ gene encoding 3-hydroxyacyl-ACP dehydratase FabZ, whose translation MLDIQQIKEIIPHRYPFLLVDRITEIEEGKRAVGYKNVSANEEFFNGHFPDYPVMPGVLIVEALAQVGAVAMLIKEENKGRLAFFTGIDNCRFKKQVKPGDQLHLEVEMTRVRGPIGKGKGVATVDGEIVCETEIMFALGDKEN comes from the coding sequence ATGCTTGATATTCAGCAAATTAAAGAAATCATTCCTCATCGATACCCATTTCTTCTGGTTGATCGTATTACTGAAATTGAAGAAGGAAAACGGGCGGTCGGCTACAAAAACGTTTCAGCCAACGAAGAATTCTTTAATGGCCATTTTCCCGACTATCCGGTTATGCCGGGTGTGCTTATCGTAGAAGCACTTGCCCAAGTAGGTGCCGTCGCGATGCTAATAAAGGAAGAAAACAAAGGAAGGCTTGCCTTCTTTACCGGAATTGATAATTGCCGCTTTAAAAAGCAAGTGAAACCGGGTGACCAGCTTCATCTCGAGGTTGAAATGACGCGCGTACGCGGCCCGATCGGCAAAGGAAAAGGCGTAGCCACCGTTGATGGAGAAATCGTCTGCGAAACAGAGATTATGTTTGCGCTTGGAGACAAAGAAAACTAA
- the ssuE gene encoding NADPH-dependent FMN reductase, giving the protein MSNVLIISGSPTPGSRLNGIIDYSQNKLEESGFEVDHLIVSELPSEDLIKANFASEAIKEAQAKVEKATAAIIASPVYKASYTGVLKTFLDLIPQKGLQGKIVYPLFVGGTIAHFLAIDYSLKPVVSALGATNILNGVYALDQWITRVDANQFELTEELTNRLETSLDVLIHEIKSKPRGVDQTASEQPLK; this is encoded by the coding sequence ATGAGTAACGTACTAATTATTTCTGGCAGTCCAACTCCCGGGTCACGTTTGAATGGAATCATTGATTACAGCCAAAACAAACTAGAGGAATCAGGTTTTGAAGTTGACCATCTTATCGTTTCAGAGCTCCCGAGTGAAGACTTAATCAAAGCCAATTTTGCCAGCGAGGCCATTAAGGAAGCTCAAGCAAAAGTTGAAAAAGCGACAGCCGCGATTATTGCAAGCCCTGTTTACAAAGCTTCATACACAGGCGTATTAAAAACATTCCTTGATTTAATCCCGCAAAAAGGTCTTCAAGGAAAAATTGTTTATCCGTTATTTGTCGGCGGTACGATCGCGCACTTTTTAGCGATCGATTATTCACTAAAACCGGTTGTCTCAGCACTGGGGGCCACCAATATTCTTAACGGCGTCTATGCCCTCGATCAATGGATTACCAGAGTTGATGCGAATCAATTTGAGTTAACGGAGGAACTGACGAATCGTTTGGAAACCTCACTTGACGTACTGATTCATGAAATAAAAAGCAAGCCTAGGGGAGTGGACCAGACAGCTTCTGAACAGCCGTTAAAGTAA
- a CDS encoding STAS domain-containing protein yields the protein MNLESDTPKNQKLINKALDYAEVGVTITDPTLEDNPIVYVNNGFLKMTGYSEEELIGKNCRLLQGQGTDKESVRKIREAIDNRNSIKTQLLNYRKDGTEFWNELTIEPLWMEEEGKLYFVGLQKDVTEDINRQKQLSEFTDEMYKLSTPIVPVRDGLSILPIIGTLTEVRFENLISTVSTYITDAKDDYFIIDLSGLVEVDSFVADAIFKLNNLINLTGTELIVTGIKPNLAMAMAQLHVEFKSLKTYMNVKSALKQIK from the coding sequence ATGAACCTGGAATCTGACACTCCTAAAAATCAGAAACTGATAAATAAAGCTCTGGATTACGCGGAAGTAGGCGTCACGATCACTGATCCTACACTCGAGGATAATCCAATTGTTTATGTGAACAATGGTTTTTTAAAGATGACTGGATATTCTGAAGAGGAGCTAATCGGAAAAAATTGCAGACTTCTGCAAGGACAGGGAACGGACAAGGAATCTGTTCGAAAGATTCGGGAGGCAATTGATAATCGGAATTCCATTAAGACTCAGCTGTTAAATTATCGAAAAGACGGAACAGAATTTTGGAATGAACTAACCATTGAGCCTCTTTGGATGGAAGAGGAAGGAAAGCTTTATTTTGTCGGGCTGCAAAAGGACGTTACCGAGGATATCAATCGGCAAAAACAGCTGTCAGAATTTACGGATGAAATGTATAAGCTTTCGACGCCAATTGTACCGGTAAGAGACGGACTCAGTATCCTTCCTATTATTGGAACTCTAACTGAAGTTCGCTTCGAAAATTTAATTTCCACTGTGTCAACCTACATAACAGATGCGAAAGATGACTACTTTATCATTGATCTTTCGGGGCTTGTTGAAGTAGATTCATTTGTTGCGGACGCTATTTTTAAGCTGAACAATTTAATTAATCTAACAGGAACAGAACTCATAGTTACTGGAATAAAGCCAAACCTCGCAATGGCTATGGCGCAGCTCCATGTAGAGTTTAAATCATTAAAAACGTATATGAACGTTAAATCGGCTTTAAAGCAGATTAAGTGA
- a CDS encoding metallophosphoesterase family protein yields the protein MKIAALYDIHGNLPALNAVFEELKEVQPDLIIIGGDIVSGPMPVQTLDRLSLEGDKVRFIRGNGDREVVIAFDGQSLSHLTEKGRKSQQWVAKQLTHSHRDFLAQLPEHITLSVEGLGDILFCHATPRSDEEIFTPNTSMERLTAIFNNVDQQIVVCGHTHIQFKQQVGGVCVLNAGSVGMPFADHPGAYWLLLGPGEYEFRRTTYDREAAMKEINFSSDPQAPDVLKLIAEAEGMAMLESIEDKD from the coding sequence GTGAAAATTGCTGCACTTTATGATATTCATGGGAACCTGCCTGCACTGAATGCAGTGTTTGAGGAGCTCAAGGAGGTACAACCTGACCTAATTATCATTGGAGGAGATATCGTCTCTGGACCCATGCCTGTACAAACACTGGACCGTCTTTCTTTAGAAGGTGATAAGGTACGCTTCATCCGCGGCAATGGAGATCGGGAAGTTGTCATTGCATTTGATGGTCAGTCTCTCTCCCATTTGACGGAGAAAGGACGTAAGAGTCAGCAATGGGTCGCTAAACAGTTAACACATTCCCACAGAGATTTCCTCGCCCAGCTGCCAGAACATATAACACTTAGTGTTGAAGGATTAGGGGATATCTTATTCTGCCATGCCACACCGCGTAGTGACGAGGAGATCTTTACACCAAATACCTCAATGGAACGACTTACCGCCATCTTTAATAATGTTGATCAGCAAATTGTTGTTTGCGGACATACCCATATTCAGTTTAAGCAGCAGGTAGGAGGGGTGTGTGTTCTTAATGCCGGGAGTGTAGGAATGCCATTTGCTGACCACCCAGGTGCTTATTGGCTCTTACTTGGCCCAGGAGAGTATGAGTTTCGGAGAACGACATACGATAGGGAAGCGGCAATGAAAGAAATCAATTTTAGCAGTGACCCTCAAGCTCCAGACGTACTCAAGTTAATTGCAGAGGCTGAAGGGATGGCAATGTTAGAGAGCATAGAGGATAAAGACTGA
- a CDS encoding DNA-directed RNA polymerase subunit beta: MSPNSEVQVNTRYKRRKAAKTKEKKPTIWNVRVRLIPIWLRLILVAFFMVLALIGGWIVGYSVIGDGNAGDALKWDTFQHLYDLVNKKVD; the protein is encoded by the coding sequence GTGAGCCCAAATTCTGAAGTGCAGGTGAACACCAGATACAAGAGACGAAAAGCAGCAAAAACAAAAGAAAAAAAGCCGACGATTTGGAATGTTCGGGTGCGTTTGATTCCAATTTGGCTGCGGCTTATTTTGGTTGCTTTCTTTATGGTCTTGGCACTTATTGGCGGATGGATCGTCGGCTATAGCGTGATAGGTGATGGAAACGCGGGAGACGCGTTGAAATGGGACACATTTCAGCACCTGTATGATCTCGTGAATAAAAAAGTGGATTGA
- the ssb gene encoding single-stranded DNA-binding protein translates to MFNQVMLVGRLTKDPELRYTSDGAPVATVTLAVNRNFRNSEGDIETDFVNCTLWRKTAENTTNYCRKGSIVGVSGRIQTRNYENADGNRVYVTDVVADSVRFLSGKPRELVET, encoded by the coding sequence ATGTTTAATCAAGTCATGCTGGTCGGACGATTGACGAAGGACCCCGAGCTTCGTTATACGTCTGATGGCGCACCTGTGGCCACTGTCACACTAGCTGTAAACCGCAACTTCAGAAATTCCGAAGGTGATATCGAAACCGATTTCGTCAACTGCACCCTTTGGAGAAAAACGGCCGAGAACACAACAAATTACTGTCGCAAAGGTTCTATTGTCGGCGTAAGCGGAAGAATTCAAACCCGCAACTATGAAAATGCAGATGGCAACCGCGTCTATGTAACGGATGTAGTCGCCGATTCCGTTCGATTCTTAAGCGGCAAGCCGCGCGAACTGGTCGAAACGTAA
- a CDS encoding YitT family protein: MKNIIYIVIGTFLFAISVTLLAMPNHIAEGGIVGLSLLIYFGLGISPSISNLVIFIILLAVGIKFLPRHMIYKTILNVPLLSLFIYLTENLGKPMEDPLLAAIFAGLLTGVGFGLIYQAGSSVGGTSIIALMLKVRLGWNLTGTGFALDALVVLAGIFIIGPVYTMYTLIALFIGKLATDYVLGGFDSKKAVNIISPKIQEISHRVMNEMSSSATMFEGHGEYTKEKRSVLYVVVRSHRLLHLKRLIKEIDPNAFVVIHNVKDVSGGTFFATHHSYYGQESTTVPQNKGNNI; this comes from the coding sequence ATGAAAAACATCATTTACATTGTGATTGGAACGTTTTTATTCGCCATTTCAGTTACGTTGCTTGCAATGCCTAACCATATCGCTGAAGGCGGAATTGTTGGTCTGTCTCTATTAATTTATTTCGGTTTAGGGATATCTCCCAGTATCTCTAACCTTGTTATATTTATTATATTATTAGCGGTTGGAATTAAATTCCTCCCACGTCACATGATTTACAAAACGATATTAAATGTTCCCCTTTTGTCATTATTCATTTATCTTACAGAAAATCTGGGCAAGCCTATGGAAGATCCGTTGCTTGCTGCAATTTTTGCCGGTCTTTTAACCGGTGTAGGTTTTGGTCTCATTTATCAAGCAGGAAGTTCAGTAGGGGGAACTTCAATCATAGCATTGATGTTAAAAGTGCGTTTAGGCTGGAATTTAACCGGAACCGGATTTGCACTTGATGCACTTGTCGTGTTGGCCGGAATTTTTATTATCGGGCCTGTCTATACAATGTACACTTTAATCGCACTCTTTATCGGGAAATTAGCAACTGATTATGTTCTTGGCGGTTTTGATTCTAAAAAAGCAGTCAATATCATTTCTCCCAAAATCCAAGAGATTTCACATAGAGTCATGAATGAAATGTCTTCAAGTGCAACGATGTTTGAAGGTCATGGCGAGTATACCAAAGAAAAACGAAGTGTCCTTTATGTAGTTGTTCGCTCACATCGATTGTTGCATTTAAAAAGGCTTATAAAAGAAATTGATCCGAATGCTTTTGTTGTTATTCACAACGTCAAAGACGTCTCGGGAGGAACTTTTTTTGCAACACATCATAGCTATTATGGGCAGGAATCAACAACTGTCCCTCAAAATAAAGGAAACAACATTTAG
- a CDS encoding threonine synthase, with protein sequence MTHSYISHLECPKCNREFPHNEIQQLCSCGSPLLVRYHLQELRAKLKPDQLKERENSLWRYHELLPVTNPEHIVSLGEGMTPLLPMKRSEADMNIQRLFMKDEGIVPTGSFKARGAAVGVSKAKELGVTELAMPTNGNAGAAWALYAARAGLKSTVVMPVDAPKITRNETAISGSNLYLVDGLISDAGKIVGKAIQDFGLYDASTLKEPYRIEGKKTMGLEIAEQMNWSLPDVILYPTGGGVGIIGIYKALSELKELGWVKGELPRLVAVQAENCAPIVKAWEERNSESEFWEDSQTIAFGINVPKALGDFLVLEAIYETDGCAISIEDAVILEEQKKIAYLDGAFICPEGAATFAAARELRKKNWIKENETVVALNTGAGIKYPDTVNVEVSVLQKNESISSNS encoded by the coding sequence ATGACACATAGCTACATCTCACACTTGGAATGCCCTAAATGCAATCGGGAATTTCCTCATAACGAAATTCAGCAGTTATGCAGCTGCGGTTCTCCGCTCCTTGTCCGCTATCATCTGCAAGAGCTGCGGGCAAAATTAAAACCAGATCAATTAAAAGAAAGAGAGAATTCCCTTTGGAGATATCACGAGCTTTTGCCGGTGACGAATCCTGAACATATTGTATCGCTCGGAGAAGGGATGACACCGCTTCTCCCAATGAAGCGTTCGGAAGCGGATATGAATATTCAGCGGCTTTTCATGAAGGACGAAGGCATCGTGCCAACCGGTTCTTTTAAAGCAAGGGGGGCAGCGGTAGGAGTTTCAAAAGCAAAGGAGCTCGGCGTTACTGAACTCGCTATGCCGACCAATGGAAATGCCGGAGCTGCCTGGGCGCTTTATGCAGCCAGAGCAGGCTTGAAATCAACGGTGGTAATGCCTGTGGACGCTCCAAAGATCACAAGAAATGAAACTGCTATTTCCGGATCCAACTTATATTTGGTGGATGGCTTGATTAGCGATGCAGGAAAAATTGTAGGAAAGGCTATACAAGATTTCGGTCTTTACGATGCTTCAACGTTAAAAGAGCCTTATCGTATAGAAGGAAAGAAGACAATGGGGCTGGAAATTGCCGAACAAATGAATTGGTCGCTTCCTGATGTCATTCTCTATCCTACCGGAGGGGGAGTAGGCATTATTGGTATATACAAAGCACTCTCAGAGCTAAAAGAGCTGGGCTGGGTAAAAGGCGAGCTGCCGAGGCTCGTGGCCGTCCAGGCAGAAAACTGCGCCCCGATCGTCAAAGCTTGGGAAGAAAGAAACTCCGAATCGGAATTTTGGGAAGACTCCCAAACAATTGCATTTGGCATAAACGTTCCAAAAGCACTCGGAGACTTTCTCGTGCTTGAAGCGATCTATGAAACGGACGGATGTGCGATTTCGATTGAGGATGCTGTGATTCTTGAGGAGCAAAAGAAAATCGCCTATCTTGATGGAGCCTTTATATGTCCCGAAGGCGCTGCTACCTTTGCTGCGGCCAGAGAACTTAGAAAGAAAAATTGGATCAAAGAAAACGAAACCGTAGTTGCGTTAAATACTGGAGCAGGAATCAAATATCCTGATACGGTAAATGTAGAAGTTTCTGTTTTGCAAAAGAATGAAAGTATAAGCAGCAATTCATGA
- a CDS encoding flagellar hook-basal body protein → MLRSMVNASNTMNELQKQMNIIGHNMSNIDTAGYKSKNTSFSELMRQELEQVQEENNQVTENRLTPEGLRLGTGAVLNERLFQAQGSLKESGRKLDFALTKPYQFFQVNAEGETRYTRDGAFYLSVVQNDPETVQLVNKSGHPVLDAQGSPISFNRSYKELNVNENGGLTVVPQDAGVTEQFDLGVATVTKPQALKEEGGNLFSIDPAEGDAFINLNGAGRDVSIKQGALEMSNVDHMEEMTDLMTSQRSYEMNARAVTLGDQMLGLINGVR, encoded by the coding sequence ATGCTCAGATCAATGGTCAATGCATCCAATACAATGAATGAGCTTCAGAAGCAAATGAATATCATTGGGCATAATATGTCTAATATAGATACAGCTGGATACAAAAGCAAAAATACAAGCTTTTCTGAACTCATGAGGCAAGAGCTAGAGCAAGTGCAGGAAGAAAATAATCAAGTAACAGAAAACAGGCTTACTCCAGAAGGACTCAGACTAGGAACGGGAGCAGTGTTAAACGAACGTTTGTTTCAAGCACAGGGCAGCTTGAAAGAATCAGGACGAAAGCTGGATTTTGCTTTGACTAAGCCGTATCAATTTTTTCAAGTAAATGCAGAAGGAGAGACCCGCTACACTAGAGATGGTGCTTTCTATTTGTCCGTTGTTCAAAATGATCCTGAGACTGTGCAGCTTGTAAATAAAAGCGGGCACCCTGTCCTGGATGCACAAGGCAGCCCAATCTCCTTTAACAGAAGCTATAAAGAACTAAATGTCAATGAGAACGGCGGACTGACAGTTGTTCCTCAAGATGCAGGTGTTACTGAACAGTTTGATCTTGGCGTGGCAACCGTAACGAAGCCTCAAGCCTTAAAAGAGGAAGGCGGAAATCTTTTCTCGATCGATCCCGCCGAGGGCGATGCTTTTATAAACCTTAACGGAGCTGGCAGAGACGTATCCATTAAGCAGGGAGCGCTCGAAATGTCCAATGTCGATCATATGGAAGAAATGACCGATTTGATGACTTCTCAAAGGTCGTATGAAATGAATGCACGGGCCGTAACTTTAGGTGACCAAATGCTTGGCTTAATTAACGGAGTGAGGTAA
- a CDS encoding VOC family protein produces the protein MSKVLRFEFQVPNPEEAIEFYSNCFGWKFEKMPGTHDYWFILTGESDRPGIDGGLMKSPDGATRTTNSIEVSSVDDYLKIVVDNGGKVVVQKTAVPGMGYFAYCLDNQGLLFGVSEENTEA, from the coding sequence ATGAGTAAAGTTTTACGATTTGAATTTCAGGTTCCAAATCCTGAAGAAGCAATTGAGTTTTATTCAAATTGTTTTGGCTGGAAGTTTGAAAAGATGCCTGGGACGCACGACTATTGGTTTATTTTGACAGGTGAAAGTGATAGACCTGGTATCGATGGAGGATTAATGAAATCTCCTGATGGCGCTACCAGAACGACAAATTCCATTGAAGTCTCTTCGGTTGACGACTATCTTAAGATTGTTGTAGATAATGGAGGCAAGGTAGTAGTGCAAAAAACAGCAGTCCCGGGGATGGGTTACTTCGCTTATTGCTTGGATAATCAAGGGCTGCTTTTTGGTGTATCTGAAGAAAATACAGAGGCTTAA
- the mscL gene encoding large conductance mechanosensitive channel protein MscL: MWKEFKAFAIKGNIIDLAIAVIIGSAFSKIVTSLVNDIIMPVVLLLIGRVDFSSLTYYDIKYGAFIQTVVNFFIVAFSIFIVIRYVLRHKKKEEVKETPVDPQEELLREIRDLLKNERERT, translated from the coding sequence GTGTGGAAAGAGTTTAAAGCATTTGCAATCAAAGGTAATATTATCGACCTTGCTATCGCGGTCATTATCGGATCAGCATTTAGTAAGATTGTCACTTCTTTGGTAAATGATATCATCATGCCTGTCGTGTTATTGCTTATTGGACGGGTTGATTTTTCATCTTTAACTTACTACGACATAAAATATGGTGCCTTCATACAGACCGTTGTTAATTTCTTTATCGTTGCCTTCTCAATTTTTATCGTGATTCGTTACGTATTGAGGCATAAGAAAAAAGAAGAAGTCAAAGAGACCCCTGTTGATCCGCAGGAAGAGCTGTTGCGTGAAATCCGCGATCTTTTAAAAAATGAGCGGGAAAGAACATAG
- a CDS encoding GNAT family N-acetyltransferase has protein sequence MTNVMLDYYQLKYLPALTVYELPEEQAKYTALPANMLYSSETKSPIVILANEEVVGFFVLHTGEIVKNYTDISTAILLTSFSIDFRKQRMGFAHHGLLALNDFVKKHHSEITDVVLSVNLKNMPARRLYEQVGFLDTGKRMEGVMGEQLVLRKRIV, from the coding sequence ATGACAAACGTAATGCTTGATTATTACCAATTAAAATATCTTCCTGCTTTAACGGTCTACGAGCTTCCTGAAGAACAAGCCAAATATACTGCTTTGCCAGCCAATATGCTTTATTCATCGGAAACAAAATCACCGATCGTCATCTTAGCCAACGAAGAAGTAGTCGGTTTTTTTGTTCTACATACAGGAGAAATCGTCAAGAATTACACTGATATCTCAACAGCTATCCTATTAACCTCTTTTTCGATTGATTTTCGTAAGCAAAGAATGGGATTTGCCCATCATGGGCTGCTCGCCTTAAATGACTTTGTAAAAAAACATCATTCCGAAATTACAGATGTTGTTCTCTCTGTAAACCTAAAAAACATGCCTGCGCGGAGACTGTATGAACAGGTTGGGTTTCTCGATACAGGAAAACGAATGGAAGGCGTGATGGGCGAGCAGCTTGTGCTGAGGAAGAGGATTGTATGA
- a CDS encoding uracil-DNA glycosylase, protein MDIPIELFDACKKRISPFQVEGFLLGGGSETAEIMIVGEAPGEQEIIKEIPFCGRAGVELDRFLEHAELNREEIYITSTVRSRPFRVKEKIIRGKKVIKKENRKPNKKEIIAHAPLLDYQIKKIKPYIIVALGAVAFERLTGKKEKMTEIHGKACQTSILELDSLENNQLVLGEEEYILFPTFHPASIFYNRSLLPLIYEDFEKLKQLSGGTKDDKRNA, encoded by the coding sequence ATGGATATCCCAATTGAATTGTTTGATGCCTGCAAAAAAAGAATTTCTCCTTTTCAGGTAGAAGGTTTTCTTCTTGGCGGGGGTTCAGAAACAGCTGAAATTATGATTGTTGGCGAAGCACCCGGCGAACAAGAAATCATCAAAGAAATTCCTTTTTGCGGAAGAGCAGGTGTTGAGCTCGATCGATTTCTTGAGCATGCCGAACTTAACAGAGAAGAAATCTACATCACTAGCACAGTCCGCAGCAGGCCATTTCGCGTGAAGGAAAAAATCATTCGGGGCAAAAAGGTGATTAAGAAAGAAAATCGAAAGCCAAATAAAAAGGAGATCATTGCCCATGCACCTTTGCTTGATTATCAAATCAAAAAAATCAAGCCGTACATCATCGTCGCATTGGGTGCTGTCGCTTTTGAGCGGCTGACCGGAAAAAAGGAGAAAATGACGGAAATTCACGGGAAAGCCTGCCAAACTTCAATTCTTGAACTTGACAGCCTAGAAAATAATCAGCTGGTGTTGGGAGAGGAGGAATATATCCTTTTTCCAACCTTCCACCCGGCCAGCATTTTTTACAATCGCTCATTATTACCCCTTATTTATGAGGATTTTGAAAAATTGAAACAGCTTAGCGGAGGAACGAAAGATGACAAACGTAATGCTTGA
- a CDS encoding NADPH:quinone oxidoreductase family protein, which translates to MTQTFDALIVNKHDEKFTVGIDRLSSKDLPEGEVLIRVHYSSVNYKDSLAAIPNGNIVKKYPFVPGIDLAGVVVSSDDSRFQEGDAVIATSYDIGVSHYGGYSEFARIPADWIVPLPKGLTLREAMIIGTAGFTAALSIQDLEQNHLSPQKGKVLVTGSTGGVGSFAVALLSSLGYEVEASTGKESEEDYLKGLGASSIVSRDKVYNGTLKALGKQEWAAAVDPVGGEPLASILSQLQNGGAVAVSGLTAGTKVPTSVFPFILRGIKLLGIDSVYCPMETRMKVWERLATDLKPANLEDFIHQEVTLHELPDALPTLLKGQVRGRTLVKISSNI; encoded by the coding sequence ATGACACAAACATTTGACGCACTGATTGTTAACAAGCACGATGAAAAATTTACTGTAGGTATTGATAGATTGTCTTCTAAAGATTTACCTGAAGGCGAAGTGTTAATACGTGTCCATTATTCTAGTGTGAACTATAAAGATAGCCTTGCAGCAATTCCGAACGGTAATATTGTGAAAAAATATCCATTTGTACCTGGAATTGATTTGGCTGGCGTTGTCGTCTCTTCCGATGACTCTCGTTTTCAAGAAGGAGACGCGGTTATCGCAACGAGCTACGATATAGGAGTATCTCATTATGGCGGTTACAGTGAGTTTGCCCGTATTCCGGCAGATTGGATCGTACCATTGCCGAAAGGACTCACTTTACGGGAAGCGATGATTATCGGCACGGCCGGCTTCACAGCTGCCTTATCAATTCAAGATTTAGAACAGAATCATCTCTCGCCGCAAAAAGGAAAAGTTCTAGTTACCGGCTCAACAGGAGGGGTTGGCAGCTTTGCTGTTGCACTTCTTTCGTCTCTAGGTTATGAAGTAGAAGCAAGTACTGGCAAAGAGTCTGAAGAAGACTATTTAAAAGGGCTCGGAGCCTCTTCTATCGTTTCTCGGGATAAGGTTTATAACGGGACATTAAAAGCTCTGGGCAAACAGGAATGGGCTGCGGCTGTCGATCCCGTTGGCGGGGAGCCTTTAGCTTCGATCTTAAGTCAGCTGCAAAATGGCGGAGCTGTCGCTGTAAGCGGGTTAACTGCTGGAACAAAAGTGCCTACCTCGGTGTTTCCGTTTATCCTAAGAGGGATAAAATTGTTAGGAATTGATTCTGTCTATTGTCCGATGGAAACACGAATGAAAGTATGGGAACGGCTCGCAACAGATTTAAAGCCTGCAAACCTTGAAGACTTTATCCACCAGGAGGTCACATTACATGAGCTTCCTGATGCTCTTCCTACACTATTAAAAGGGCAAGTTCGCGGAAGGACGCTTGTTAAAATCAGTTCTAACATCTGA